ACCCGCGTGCGGGTGCCGCGCCAGACCTACCGCATCACCATGCGCATGGCCGGCACCACCGAGCGGCTGCAGCCGCAGTTCCAGTCGGATCCGCCGCTGCCGACGCTCGACATCCTGTCGCTGTTGTTCAGCGACCAGGCGCCCAGCGGCGACATGGAACTGGCGCGCCTGCAGCGGCCCAACGAGCAGGAGCAGCGGCTGGTCGAAGCCCGCGCGACGCGCGCCCTGACCGGCGCCCTGTCGGCCGAAGTGGGCCGGGTCGTCGAACAGACGTTCGGCGTTGACACCTTCCAGATCACGCCGCTCCTGAACGACCCGTACCAGCAGTCGGCGCGGGTCAACCTGAACCCGACCGCGCGCATCACCATCGGCAAGCGCATCTCGAACCGCATCTTCCTGACCTACGCGCGGAGCCTGTCGTCGGCCACCCACGACGAGATCATCCTGCTCGAGTTCGACGAGAGCGACACGCTGTCGTGGGTGCTGTCGCAGAACGAAGACCGCACCTACGCCATCGAAGTGCGCAAGAGGCACGCCTTCTGATGCGCCACCGCGCCGCGACCCTGGTTCTGGCGGCGGCGCTGCTGCTCGCCACCGCCGTCGGCGCCGCCCACGCCCAGCCCTACCTTGGGCGTACCGTCGCCGACGTCCGCGTCGAGGTGGCCGGGGTGATGCTCGTGGACCCGGCCGTGATCGAGCTGGTCGAGACGCGCATCGGCGAGCCGCTCACCATGATCAAGGTCCGCTCGACCATCGATCACCTCGTCGGGCTGGGACGCTTTGAAGACGTGCGCGTGTTCGCGTCGCCGTCGGACCAGGGCGTGACCGTGCGATGGCTGCTGACGCCGGTCCGTCGCATCGCGGCGGTCCGGATCACCGGCGATGCCCAGCTGCCCGAGCAGGGCATCCGCACCGAGCTGACCGATCGCTTCGGCGCGCTGCCATCCGCCAGCCGCGTGCCCGACATGGTCGCCGCCCTCGAGGCGTTCTACGCCGATCGCGGCTTTCGCCAGGCCTCGATCCTGCCGCGTCTCGAGGAGCAGGACCCACGGCCCGAGCGCGTCACGCTGCTGCTCGCCGTGAACGCCGGCGCCCGCGCCGCGATTCAGGCGGTGACCGTGGCGACCTCGCCGCTGATGCCCGAGGCCGACGTGCTCCGGCGCCTCAATCTCCAGGTTGGCCGCCCGTTCGACCGGGTGGCGCTCGACGCCCGCATTGCCGACTACGAAGAGGAACTCCGCGGGCTCGGCTACTACGAAGCGCGCGTGCGCCAGAGCCACGACTTTTCAGCCGATGGCACGGGCGTCACCGTGCTGCTCGGCGTCGAGCCCGGACCGCATGTGCGGGTGGTGTTCGAAGGGGATCCCCTGGAGGGCGACCGCGAGGCCCTCGTCCCGGTTCGCGCCGAACGATCGGTGGACCAGGACCTGCTCGAAGATGGGAGCCGCAACATCGAAGAGGCCCTTCGGCGCCAGGGTTTCCGCGCCGCGCAGGCGCCCTACGCGCGCCGCCAGGACGGCGATGACGTGGTCGTGACCTTCACCGTGACGAGAGGGCCGCAGCACCGCGTCGCCCTGGTCGATGTTTCGGGCCTGGCCGGCCTGGATCGCGCCGGCATCGCGCCGTTGCTGCTCGTGAGAGCGGGCGAGCCGTTCGTGGAAGCGCGCATGGGTGCCGTGGCGTCCGCCATCACGGAGCTGTACCGGGTCCGTGGCTTCTCGCAGGCGGCGGTGAAGCCGGCCATCCAGGTGTTGCCGGCCGAGACCCGCGGCGGCGCGTCGTTCCGGCCGGTCGAGGTCCGGTTCGAGATCCTGGAAGGGCCGCAGACCCTGGTCACCGAGGTCACGGTCGAGGGCGCCAAGGCCATTGCCCCGCAACAACTGGCGGCGCAGATGGCGCTGTCATCCGGCCGGCCGTTCTACCGCCCGCAACTGGCCGCCGACCGCGACGCCCTGCAGCGCGCCTACCGGAACCTGGGCTACCAGGGCGCGTCGGTCATCTCGCAGCTCGCGTTTGCCGACGAGCAGCGCCGCGTCGCCATCACCTGGACGATCGCCGAAGGCCCGCAGATCCTGGTGGACCACGTGCTGATCAAGGGCAACGATCGCGCCGGTGTTGACCTGATCCGCCGCGCGCTCACCATCAGCCCGGGCAGCCCGATGAGCGACGATGCGCTGATCGAGAGCCAGCGGCAGCTGGCGGCGACCGGCCTGTTCCGCCGCGTGCGGGTGACGGAACTGCCGCGCACCGGATCCAACACCCGTGACGTGCTGGTCGATCTCGAGGAAGCGCCGGCGACGACGGTCAGCTATGGCGGCGGTTTCGAAGTGGGCCGCATCACCCGCGAAGACGACTCGGGCCAGGCGGTGGACAAGCTGGACGTCGCGCCGCGCGGCTTCTTCGACATCAGCCGGCGCAACCTGTGGGGCAAGAACCGGTCGGTCACGCTGTTCGCGCGGGTGTCGCTCCGCCAGAGCGATCCGGGCGTGGACAACACCGATCCATCCAACACCGGCGGCTACGGCTTCAACGACTACCGCGGGCTATTCACGTTCCGCGAGCCGCGGGCCTTCGGGACCGCCGGCGACGCCCAGTTCACGGCGTTCGTGGAGCAAGGGCTGCGCTCGAGCTTCGACTTCAACCGCAAGGGCCTGACGGCCGACTACGCGAAGCGCTTCACCGCCTTCACGTTTACCGGCCGCTACACCTTCGATTACACCAGGCTGTTCAACGAGCGCATCGCCGCCGAGGATCAATTGCTGATCGATCGCCTGTTCCCGCAGGTCAAGCTGTCGAAGGTCTTCGGCTCGGTCCTCCGCGACTCACGGAATGACGTGCTCGATCCTCAACAGGGCTCGGTCGTCGGCGTTGACGCCTCGCTGGCCGCCAAGCGGATGGGATCGGAGGTCGGCTTCGTCAAGACCTTCGCGCAGGGCTTCATCTACCGCCGCCTGCCGGGCCGCGGCTTCGTGCTGGCCGCCGGCGCGCGCATCGGCGTCGCGGTCGGCTTCGCGCAGGCGGTGCCGCCGGTGTTCGAGATTGCCGGGACGCCGGAGGGCCCGGTGGCGCGCGGCGCGGCGCGCGCGGCGACATTCCCGACCGTCATCCGCGAGTTGCCGGCGAGCGAACGGTTCTTTGGCGGCGGTGACACCACGGTGCGCGGCTTCGCGCTGGACCGTCTCGGCACGCCACAGACCCTCGACCCGCAGGGCTTTCCGCAGGGCGGCAACGGCCTGGCCGTGTTCAACCTCGAGGCCCGGGCGCCGTATTGGAAGAACCTGCAGTTTGTGTGGTTCACCGACGCCGGCAACGTCTTCAAGCAGGCGTCCGACATCCGCCTGGATGAGTTGCGCGTGACCAGCGGCGTCGGCTTCCGCTATCGATCGCCGATCGGCCCGCTGCGCGTGGACTGGGGCTTCAAGATCAGCACGCGGTTGCTGCTCACCGGCGGACGAGAACGGTCCAACGTGTTGCACATTTCTTTGGGACAGGCCTTCTGATGCGCCGCCTGCTCACTCTGGTGTTCGTGGCCTGGACGGCGTCGGCCGCCGACGCGCTCGCGCAGCCCGGCGAGTTGATCGAGCGCACCCTCGCCATTGTCGGCACGCAGGTCATCACGCTGGGCGACGCGCGGGCCGCCGTGCGCCTGGGGTTGGTGGACGCCGCCCCGTCCGCCGATGCCGCGGGCATCACCCAGCCGCTCGTGGATCGCGAGTTGGTCCTGCGCGAAGTGCAGCGCTATGCGCCCCCGGCCCCGTCGGAAAGCGCGGTGGACGCGCGGCTGGATGACATCAGGAAGCGGGTCGCCGGTGCGGCCGAAATGGCGCGTGTGCTGGACGAGACGGGATTCACCGAGGCGCGCCTGCGGGCCTGGGTCCGCGACGACCTGCGGGCGGTCGCCTATCTCGCGCAGCGGTTCGCATCCGCGAGCACCCCGACCGACACCGAGATTTCGGCCGCCTATACCCGGCAGCGGGCCGAGTTCGACCGGGCGGGCACCACCTTCGAGCAGGCGGCGCCGATCCTGCGCGAACGGCTGGTCGTGTCACGCCGCCGCGAACTGATCGCCGACTGGGTGTCGGACCTTCGCCGCCGAACCGACGTCGTGATCCTGGTTCAATAGCTCACGGGGGTGAGGATGCTCCCGGAGAAAACGGCACCGCTTACGGTGCGGTCTATGAGCTCATCTCAACGGCTTTCTCCGGGAGCATCCTCACCCCCGTGAGCTGTCGGACACCATCGAGCCGTGATGTCACCGCAGAAACGCGCGCAGCAATTCGCCGCAGTTGAACAAGCTGTGGCTGACGATGGATGCCACGGCGCTCCCGCGCGTCAGGTAGATCGCGCCCCACGCCGCGCCCAGTGCGCCGGTGAGGATCGCCGCATCCCAGCCCTGCAGGGTGTGACCCAGCCCGAACGCCACGCTGGTGATCAGGAGTCCGGCCCCGGTGCTGCCGAGGTCGTGCGAGAACCGGTGCAGCAGGAACGCGCGCTGCAGTTCTTCGCGCAGGCCACCGGCCACAATCACCACGACCAGGAACGCGAGCAGGCCGGTCTGCGTGCCCAGCAGCCCTGCGAGCGGATTCTCCGGCACATTGCGGAGCGACGGCGCGACGGCGCGGATGACGAGCGTGAGGGCCAGCACCATCGCGACGACGAACGGCACCGACAGCAGGCCGACCACGGCCTCCTCGCCGGCCCGCCGGGTGCCGAAGAAGACCTGCCGCGGCTGTTCGCCATTCCTGATCAACAGCCACAGCATCAGCGCCACCAGCACCGCGGTGTCGCCGAGTGACAGCGCGAACACGAACGTGGCCGACAGCGAACCATTGGCGTTCAGCGGCGCGATGCCGGCGTCCTTCAGCGCCTCGCCCAGCATGATCTGCGTCGGGTATCCCGAGCACAGCACGATCTCGGCCCACGCGCGCCAGGGGCTGCGCAAGGGCGCGGGCGGCGCCGGCGGGGACGCCGGATTGGCGGTGGGTTCGGGTTCGGCTTCGGCTGCGGTTGGGGGGAGCACGGTGGTGGGTCTCGCTCTGGCCGATGGTACACTCGAAACAGTGGCTGAGCCGACTTCACATGCCGCCGAACGTGTCCTCGTCGTCGACGATGACCCTGCCACGCGCAGCGGGCTGACCGAACTGGTGCGGGCGTGGGGGTTCACCGCCGAGTCCGCGAGCGACGGCGCCGAGGCGCTGGAGCGGGTGACCGACTTCCGGCCCTCGATCATCGTCTCGGACATGGTGATGCCGAGAATGAGCGGGCTCGACCTGCTCAACGCCCTCAAGGGCGACGTCGAGCACATCAAGGTAATCCTGCTGACGGCGCAGGGCACCGTGGACACCGCCGTCGAGGCCGTCAAGGCCGGCGCCGAAGACTACCTGACCAAGCCGCTCGATCCGCACAAGCTGCAGCGGTTGCTCGAGCGGCTGGCGGAGATCAACCGGCAGAAGCGCGAGAACCAGGCGCTGCGGCGCCAGTTGAACGAGCGCGGGCGGTTCGGCCGCATCATCGGGCACAGCGCCTCGATGCGCGCCCTCTATCACGTGCTGGAACAGGCGGCGCCGACGCCGGCGTCGATGTTGCTGCTGGGCGAATCCGGCACCGGCAAGGAGCTGGTGGCGCAGACCATTCACCAGTTGAGCCCGCGCGCTGCGGCGCCGTTCATCGCCCTCAACTGCGCGGCGATTCCCGACACCCTGCTCGAGAGCGAGATCTTCGGCCACGAGCGGGGCGCGTTCACCGGCGCGACCGAGCGGCGGCTGGGCTGCTTCGAGCTGGCCGACCGCGGCACGCTGTTCCTCGACGAGATTGCGGAGATGACGCCGGCGACGCAGGTGAAGCTGCTGCGGGTGCTGCAGGAGCGGAAGTTCCGCCGCCTGGGCGGCCGCACCGAGCAGGAAGTGGACGTGCGGGTGATTGCCGCCACCAACGTCGATCCGGTGGTGGCCATCCGCGAGGGCCGGTTGCGCGAGGACTTGTACTACCGGCTCAACGTGTTCAGCATCGCGCTGCCGCCGCTCCGCCAGCGCAAGGACGACCTGCCGCTCCTGATCCAGGCGTTCATCGACGAGTTCAACACGCGCGATCACCGCTCCGTGAAGACCGTGGCGCCGGCCGCCATGCGGCTGCTCGAACAGTACGACTGGCCCGGCAACGTCCGCGAGCTCCGCAACGTGATCGAGCGGGCCACGATCCTGGCCCGCGGCGAGGTGATCGAACCGGCGCACCTGCCGGCGCTGGGCCCGGCCGCCGCCGCGCCGGGCCCGGCCAACGCCCTGACCATCGCGCCCGGGATGACCGTGGACGAGGCGGAGCAGAAGCTGATCATGGCGACGCTCGCTGCCGCCGGCGGCAACAAGACCCGGGCCGCCGAGATGCTGGGGATCAGCTTGAAGACCCTGCATAACAAGCTCAATCGTTTCAAAGAAAACCAGAATCCGCCCTCCTGATCGCCATGCGGTTCTCGATCAAGCAGAAGCAGGTGCTCGGCGTCACGGCGATGGTGGCGATGGTCGTCACCGCGCTCAGCCTGCTCCATCTGGTGACCCTGGCCAGCGTGCTGCTTCAAGAGAGCCGCGCCCGCGCCGAACTGCTCGCCAACGCGATCTACCAGCAAGCCAAGGAAGTCGTCACCAGCCGCGAGACCGCCGCCGGCGAACTGCGCTCGAGCCGCAACGTGCAGTCGGCACTCGAGGCTGCGTTCTATTCACAGGACGTGGTGGACGCGGTCATTGTCGACGGCTCGAGCACGGTGCTGGCATCGAGCGACCCCGCGCAGGTGGGGAAGACGGTGCCGGCGCGGGTGCCGCTCAACAACATCCTGGCCGCGAGCGGCCTGGGCCAGGTGCGGGCCGTGTATGCCACCCAGCAGACGCTCGAGTGGAGCCAGCCGGTGGCGCTGGGCGACGAGCCGTTCGGCGAGATCCGCATCGGCCTGTCAACGCTGCTGGTCCGCGACGACCTCAACGAGTCGCTGGCGCCGGCGGCGCTGGCCGCGGGCGTGTCGCTGCTGGTGGCGGTGGTCGTGGCGATGCTGCTGGCGCAACTGGTGTTGCGGCCGATGCATGTGATCCGGAGCAGCCTGACGCGCCTGGGCCGCGGCGACCTCGGCGCCTCGCTCGACCTGCGCGCCGACGAGGAACTGCGCGACCTGGGCGACGTCTTCGACCAGGTGAGCGCGCAACTGCGAGCCGCCTCGCCCGGCGGGCTCAAGCCGGCGCAACTGGCCGAGATGTCGCGCCGCATCACCCAGGTGGGCCGCCTGTTCACGGGCGTGGCGCACGAGATGAAGAACCCGCTCAACGCCATGACCATCCACGTCGAGCTGTTGCGCGCGAAGCTGGGCGCCACGAGCCCGGCCTCTCCGCACCTGGATGTCATCGCCGGCGAGATCCGCAAGCTCGACGATCGCATCCAGGGTTTCCTGAAGTTCGTGCGTCCCGAAGAGGTGTCGTTCGGCCCGGTGCGCGTCGCCCCGTTGATTGGCAACGTGCTGGCGGCGGTCAGGCCGGAGGCGGAGCAGGCGGGCGTGAGCGTGCACGCCGGGTGCACGGACGAGTCGCTGGTCGTGGAAGGGGACGCGGCGCAACTGCGCGACCTGTTCCTGAACCTGGCGCAGAACGCCATCCAGGCCATGCCCAAGGGCGGCCGGTTGTCGATTGTCTGCGCGGCGCTGACCGACCGCCGGGTGCGCATCCGCGTCGAAGATACCGGGGTCGGCATTCCCCCGGAGAACCTCGAGCGGATCTTCGAGCTCTACTTCACGACCAAGGAACGGGGATCAGGCATGGGGCTGGCGCTGGCGTTTCGCACCGTGCAGGTTCACAACGGGACGATCGACGTCGAGTCCACGGTCGGGGTCGGCACGGCCTTCATCGTCGTCTTGCCAGCTGCGTGAAGCTTGTTCCGCCGTAGCTGATGTGTGCCAGCGAAGCGGAGGCGGATACAATCGTGATGATGTATCGCGGTCGGCTCGTGTCCCTCGTCGTGCTGAGTGCGTCGCTGAGCGCGTGCGCGGCCAAGGCGCAGGTGCGCACCGAGGTGGAGATGCCGCTGCTCGACCCGCCGCCTCCGCCACCGCGGGTCGTCACCACCTACCAGGAAGAGCCGGAGCCGCCGGCGCCGGCGCCGGTGGTGGAGCCGGTGACGCCGGCCCGGCCTCCGGCGCGGCCCGCCAGGGCAGAGGCGAGGCCGGAGCCGCCCGCCACGCCGGAACCGGCCGCGGACGCCGCGAGGCCGGCCTCGCCACTGTCCCTGACGCTCACGCCGTCGCCGGGCACAGAGATGCAAACGGCCGCGGCGATTCGCGACCTGATCGCCAGGGCCGGTCGTGATTTATCGCGGGTGAACGCCGGCGCGCTCGACGCCGACGGCCGCGCGCAGTTCGAGACCGCCCGGCGATTCCTGCAGCAGGCCGAAGACGCCCTCAAGGCCCGCAACGTCGTGTTTGCGGGAAAACTCGCCGATAAGGCCGCCACCATGGCGTCCGTCCTGGTCCGCTAATCCGGTCACCTCGCCTCGGGTTTTGACATCTAATCTTTGGTTGACGCGGTTGCACGCCCTTGCACGGAGGGCGTTGTTTACATTGCGGAAAAACTTTCGTTAAGCGAAAATAAAACGAATGGAAGTTTTCTGGCCTGTTTCCGCGAGATATTGCGGACGACCTAAAAGAAAAGCGCAACATGTTGTGGGTTAAGAGCTTGACAACAAATAGTTACAGGCGCATATTTGGCTCCGCGCGCGAAGATGATTTTCAATCGTCAGGCACCTCCCGGCGCCAAACGATTGGGACCAGATCGCAGCCGATTTCGAGAAGAAAGAAAAGCGATTTAGAGACGTCAGACCGCGCGTACCACACCAATTTAGAAGAACCGTTCGCTTAGATAGGGCGTCTGCCCCATGGGGAGGG
This is a stretch of genomic DNA from Vicinamibacterales bacterium. It encodes these proteins:
- a CDS encoding ATP-binding protein, producing MRFSIKQKQVLGVTAMVAMVVTALSLLHLVTLASVLLQESRARAELLANAIYQQAKEVVTSRETAAGELRSSRNVQSALEAAFYSQDVVDAVIVDGSSTVLASSDPAQVGKTVPARVPLNNILAASGLGQVRAVYATQQTLEWSQPVALGDEPFGEIRIGLSTLLVRDDLNESLAPAALAAGVSLLVAVVVAMLLAQLVLRPMHVIRSSLTRLGRGDLGASLDLRADEELRDLGDVFDQVSAQLRAASPGGLKPAQLAEMSRRITQVGRLFTGVAHEMKNPLNAMTIHVELLRAKLGATSPASPHLDVIAGEIRKLDDRIQGFLKFVRPEEVSFGPVRVAPLIGNVLAAVRPEAEQAGVSVHAGCTDESLVVEGDAAQLRDLFLNLAQNAIQAMPKGGRLSIVCAALTDRRVRIRVEDTGVGIPPENLERIFELYFTTKERGSGMGLALAFRTVQVHNGTIDVESTVGVGTAFIVVLPAA
- a CDS encoding POTRA domain-containing protein, which encodes MRHRAATLVLAAALLLATAVGAAHAQPYLGRTVADVRVEVAGVMLVDPAVIELVETRIGEPLTMIKVRSTIDHLVGLGRFEDVRVFASPSDQGVTVRWLLTPVRRIAAVRITGDAQLPEQGIRTELTDRFGALPSASRVPDMVAALEAFYADRGFRQASILPRLEEQDPRPERVTLLLAVNAGARAAIQAVTVATSPLMPEADVLRRLNLQVGRPFDRVALDARIADYEEELRGLGYYEARVRQSHDFSADGTGVTVLLGVEPGPHVRVVFEGDPLEGDREALVPVRAERSVDQDLLEDGSRNIEEALRRQGFRAAQAPYARRQDGDDVVVTFTVTRGPQHRVALVDVSGLAGLDRAGIAPLLLVRAGEPFVEARMGAVASAITELYRVRGFSQAAVKPAIQVLPAETRGGASFRPVEVRFEILEGPQTLVTEVTVEGAKAIAPQQLAAQMALSSGRPFYRPQLAADRDALQRAYRNLGYQGASVISQLAFADEQRRVAITWTIAEGPQILVDHVLIKGNDRAGVDLIRRALTISPGSPMSDDALIESQRQLAATGLFRRVRVTELPRTGSNTRDVLVDLEEAPATTVSYGGGFEVGRITREDDSGQAVDKLDVAPRGFFDISRRNLWGKNRSVTLFARVSLRQSDPGVDNTDPSNTGGYGFNDYRGLFTFREPRAFGTAGDAQFTAFVEQGLRSSFDFNRKGLTADYAKRFTAFTFTGRYTFDYTRLFNERIAAEDQLLIDRLFPQVKLSKVFGSVLRDSRNDVLDPQQGSVVGVDASLAAKRMGSEVGFVKTFAQGFIYRRLPGRGFVLAAGARIGVAVGFAQAVPPVFEIAGTPEGPVARGAARAATFPTVIRELPASERFFGGGDTTVRGFALDRLGTPQTLDPQGFPQGGNGLAVFNLEARAPYWKNLQFVWFTDAGNVFKQASDIRLDELRVTSGVGFRYRSPIGPLRVDWGFKISTRLLLTGGRERSNVLHISLGQAF
- a CDS encoding type II CAAX endopeptidase family protein codes for the protein MLPPTAAEAEPEPTANPASPPAPPAPLRSPWRAWAEIVLCSGYPTQIMLGEALKDAGIAPLNANGSLSATFVFALSLGDTAVLVALMLWLLIRNGEQPRQVFFGTRRAGEEAVVGLLSVPFVVAMVLALTLVIRAVAPSLRNVPENPLAGLLGTQTGLLAFLVVVIVAGGLREELQRAFLLHRFSHDLGSTGAGLLITSVAFGLGHTLQGWDAAILTGALGAAWGAIYLTRGSAVASIVSHSLFNCGELLRAFLR
- a CDS encoding sigma-54 dependent transcriptional regulator yields the protein MAEPTSHAAERVLVVDDDPATRSGLTELVRAWGFTAESASDGAEALERVTDFRPSIIVSDMVMPRMSGLDLLNALKGDVEHIKVILLTAQGTVDTAVEAVKAGAEDYLTKPLDPHKLQRLLERLAEINRQKRENQALRRQLNERGRFGRIIGHSASMRALYHVLEQAAPTPASMLLLGESGTGKELVAQTIHQLSPRAAAPFIALNCAAIPDTLLESEIFGHERGAFTGATERRLGCFELADRGTLFLDEIAEMTPATQVKLLRVLQERKFRRLGGRTEQEVDVRVIAATNVDPVVAIREGRLREDLYYRLNVFSIALPPLRQRKDDLPLLIQAFIDEFNTRDHRSVKTVAPAAMRLLEQYDWPGNVRELRNVIERATILARGEVIEPAHLPALGPAAAAPGPANALTIAPGMTVDEAEQKLIMATLAAAGGNKTRAAEMLGISLKTLHNKLNRFKENQNPPS